Genomic window (Rosa chinensis cultivar Old Blush chromosome 6, RchiOBHm-V2, whole genome shotgun sequence):
AGTACTTTCACATCAAGTTTCAAGACAAAAGTTTAGTGATGGTTCTAAAGGAAAATTAGAAAAGCTGTTCACTATCTTTGTGATATGAGAGCTAGGACAGAAAACCACCTAAGCAAATGTTAACTTCATTTAGGGGATCAGCAACAGACAAAGCGCATCATAATTTGCAGAACATACAATGTTATTTATGATGGGAAAGGCACTCTATTCAGAACCTGATGGTGTAAGTTTTTACTGATTACCTCCAGTAAATCATCAGCTTGGTTAGCAATTTCATTTAGATTTGCAGCTGGAACATGAACTTTGACGTcatttttacttttaaataCACCACCACCAGCAGCCACTCTGCGTAGTAATTCATGTCTACTTTCTTTCAGAGGAGTTCTACAGAGTAGCCCAATCACTTGAACCTAGAAATAAACAAGTTTAAAAAATGAAGTACGATAATTGCCAAAGACTAGCATTACACAAGAATCAGAAAATTGACTTGAAGGAAAATCCTTACATGCGGGGGGCATTTTTTAGTAAGGTAGGATAAGACTGTGTCCTTAATCACCTCCAATAGAGACTTGCGCTGAAAATAGAAGATCATACCAGTCAGAATCAAACATTGCACCAAAAGAACAGCCACAGTGACAGTACATAGCTTATCTTTGTGCAACAGGAATTAATGGTGCCAAAAGAATTTAAAGGTCATCGCTGGCTCAATCATATCATATCAACGAAAACTGGGGTTTGGGGCAGGGGCAGAACCACATTAAAGCAATAGCAACATATAAGTTTCGAAATCGAAACCTTCTCGTCTCGGTCAGTGTCAGCAAGTTGGATCATGTAGTCCAGCGCCATCATGAAACCGGCCTCCATCTCATCAACCCTCTTCCCCAGGACCCCTTGTGCAGCTATTTCCACTGCCACCTCTTCAGACGCCTCATCCATCTTCATATCCTCCAACTACACCAACATGCACGACCAATAATCAATGCAATCCAAAATTCTAACAACTAATTCTTCCGACTCTTATACCAATCAGAATTCCAGAACTGGGTGAGGAAAAAGAGGTAAAAGGACCTACGAGGGTGATCATTTCTTCGAGGACAGAAGTGACTTGCTCTCCACCTTTGAGTAGGGCTTCAATCTGGGCCGGGTCCAATTTCTCTTGGGTAGTTCTGTTCCTGTCTTGGACGCCCAATCCGTCGTCTGGGAAGCCTCCACCGACCTCATAAGTGCCACAGAGTCGCTGAAATTGGCTCTTCTTGTGGGCTGGTTGATTTGGATGCCACTGGGATTGTGTGTGGTGAGAGGAAAATGATGGGAGAGAGAGGAGACAGGGAGAGATAGTGGTTGGGCGGAGAGATTGTGATGGTGAATATGAACAGGTGGGGAAGAATATGGTGGTGCTCCGCAACATTTTTGCCGGGTTTTGGATGGGTTTATGCGTTCCCGGCTTAGAAGATATGAAATTGATATTTGtatattaaaagaaaaactaaaaacaaaatattgaatacgccgtctgtgggaatcgaACCCACGACCACATGGTTAAAAGCCATGCGCTCTACCGGCTGAGCTAAGACGGCTCATGTTTGCTTTTGTGGTTTGCCCATTTTTCCATTATTTAGgaagtaaaaagtaaaaaccaaaTGAAACTTATAGCTGTCATGTCATTGGTTGTGGATCCCCCCAATGTGTGATTAGAAGTTTTAGCATGAACGAACACATAGGAGAAGATAAATTACGAATTGCCTACTCAGATACTTCCTATAATACGACGTTAATATAAACAATTGCTCTTTGCTACCGGCCAAACCAAATTTTTTAGTTAAACACATTGGTTCTATGTTGGATTTATATATGAGTAtacaagtttttattttagacGTTACTTCATCATTTTGCTAGTTTGAAAGAATGACAAAACACATTGTTTTTATAATGGAAGAAGCTATCACTAAAATCCTTTCTTGTTCCTTATCAGCTTGAAACAAGAAATTCACCTATGGTCAGACCACCGGTCCACCACAATGGCCCCCATGTAATTTGTCAGTTCTTTCTTGGTTTGGTTTTACAAAATGGAACCGTTGTGAGTTGTGACCAACTCCGCGCTACACCATAAACACGTGTAAGTGGAGGAGCCTCCCCCTCCCTCCCCCTCCCCCACTCCATTACTGCCAAATATTTTGAATATTTGCTCCTAATTTAACCCTCCTTGATTTGCTCGTCGATGGATGGGCCCCACAACGGATAATTGTGAATTATAACTCACAGAAAAACTAATaaattattgaatttaattttcaattttgaatagTGCAGCTCACTTTCCAATAACCACGTAAAATAGCAACcttattaaaatttaaaaacaaatattaatattaatagtTTAATGTGACAGTTTTGCTACTTGCCTACCAGGCCTTCCTCCGGTTCCCAGCGTTATCCACTCTTTTTCAGACTCGAAAATACAAAGGCGGGATGGGATAGAAGGTACGGATACAGAGCACGTGGACGGTTAGGACTCGTCCATATTCTTTTACGTGAAAGGTCAAGAAAACCGAAAGGTCAAGAAAATTAACCAAAGTCCCCTTGGATGCGTGACAGGCCAAAGGTCATTTTGGGAAACTCCAGTTGCAATGCGTCGTAATTTACCTCAACTCCTTGGGCAGCGCCATAACCTAAACTTTCCACTAATGCCCGATGTATCCCCAAACGGTTGCGCTTCCTGCTTCTATAAAATCCCTACCCCACCACCAGCTCAAGCCCCACGCTCTTTTCATTTTCACCATCACTATCCAGAGCAAGGGTTTTTTCTCTCTCgccttttgttttctctctgcTTTTTTCTGTGAGTGCATCAATGGCGGACCAGGAGGTTCAGAACGGCGGAGCCGAGAAGGTCGCTACTGAGGCCAAGAGTGTGGCTCTCGATCTCCACGCTGTGCTGGGAGTGGAAGCACCCAAGGCTGACGACGCCGTTCAGTTCTACAAGGCGGTCTTCGGCGCTGTGGAGGTTGAGCGTGGCGCGAACGCCAAGCGTAAGGCGGACCTGGAGCGCCCTCTCATCCATGTGTTGCTTCAGTTTGGCTCCTGCAAGGTTTTGGTCGTTGATCGCCTTGAGGATGAGTAAGTCCACATTTCTttgactttttttctttttgcactAAATCGTTGTATTTTGCTAGATCGTTTAGATCTGTAGGTTTTAGGGGCTGTGACTGTTGTTTGATTTTCATGAATCTTTTTTCTACTTTATTTCCTGTAACCTTTTAGCTTTGAGATTATGCTTTAGTACTGTAGCAACGTTTACTTCAATTTTGTTGCAtgatatatttgtttatttattctaCTATTCTTATTTTTCATGTTGGGACtaatttactgttttttttttttttttgcttattaGATTTCTGTTTCAGTccaaataataattttgtttataatttttgGCGTATAGGTAGCTTCTCTTTCATTTTGCtcattgaattaaatatttttattattttttaatttgtttcttaGTTTACTAAAAGCCAGTGTAAATTTTCTTTGTATGGTATGTATGAGACATCTACCAGTGATGaactgttttttaattttttttttttttgtttagctATGTTTCTTATTATTTGTTGAGAGGAGTCTGTTTGGGTTCATTAACCTGATGGTGTGGTTATTTGATTAGGTTGAAGGCTCATCAAAACAGCACTGGTCTGGCATTGGTCTGTGAGGGGGATATTGAAGCTGTGATGAAGAAGGTTGTGGCTGCTGGAGGGATTACAGAGAGTGGTGGTGTGACTGAGGACCATGCCTTCCCTGGAAAGCAGTACTCCGGCAAAGTCAAGGACCCATTCGGCATTGTCTGGACCATTGTTGGCAACAAGACCATCACCGCTGCTTCTGAGACTGGGCCAGAAAACACCACTGCTGCCGAGATTGAGGCAAACAACACCACTGATGCGTAGACGGTTCTATGATCCATGTTTACAGCTTTTGACTCTCCGTTTGATCTAATGTTTAATCAAGTAGTAGGATGAATTATCTAGGCTGATTCTGGGTTAGGTGTAGTTGCCTTTTATGTTTTGCCCATTGGGCGTAATCATGGGGTTTATTTTGAGGATATGAACCTAGACCTTGCTATGGCATGGTGGCTTTAACAGACAATTTCTATGGTCCAATCGATATTGATGTTTGCTATttctaaaataattttttctgattttttcagTTTCTATGGTTTGGTTATTTGACAAAGATGGGGGTAGTTGTGACATTTTTGGCATGCATTGGATAAAAATCTGTTTTTCGTGATGGTGTTGTCGGATTTGTTTGTACGATATCAGAGAAGGGAGGCATTGACTGACCTGACCTTGGTAGAATTTGTACGGATACCCATGTGTGGTTGGACACGTGTTGGGATGGTTGGATTAGGGGTTTTACGGGCCAGTGGTCCTTGTTTAGAAGCCTGGGAATCAGGGAATGGGGAACGGAATTGCTAATTGGTGGTTTGGATTCTCGTTAGTCGGGACCCAACTAGGTCTTGGAtattatttaatttaaaattgagGTCATGTGGGCTCTTTATGTgggcggtaagcatcaaccacCGTTCtgttattttgattttgtgttccgATCGTAAACCGTTCtgttattttgattttgtgttccgATCGTAAatggggtggggggggggggggggggggggggggtggtgcgGGGGCGGGGGGTCTCCAAGTTCATTCTTCCTTCCATTCCCTCTTAAATCTGCAATAAAAATGGAAGAGTGAAATTTACGATCTgctctttatttctttttttagtaatttaaatttg
Coding sequences:
- the LOC112174830 gene encoding uncharacterized protein At5g48480, which codes for MADQEVQNGGAEKVATEAKSVALDLHAVLGVEAPKADDAVQFYKAVFGAVEVERGANAKRKADLERPLIHVLLQFGSCKVLVVDRLEDELKAHQNSTGLALVCEGDIEAVMKKVVAAGGITESGGVTEDHAFPGKQYSGKVKDPFGIVWTIVGNKTITAASETGPENTTAAEIEANNTTDA
- the LOC112172488 gene encoding protein PEP-RELATED DEVELOPMENT ARRESTED 1, chloroplastic, whose amino-acid sequence is MLRSTTIFFPTCSYSPSQSLRPTTISPCLLSLPSFSSHHTQSQWHPNQPAHKKSQFQRLCGTYEVGGGFPDDGLGVQDRNRTTQEKLDPAQIEALLKGGEQVTSVLEEMITLLEDMKMDEASEEVAVEIAAQGVLGKRVDEMEAGFMMALDYMIQLADTDRDEKRKSLLEVIKDTVLSYLTKKCPPHVQVIGLLCRTPLKESRHELLRRVAAGGGVFKSKNDVKVHVPAANLNEIANQADDLLETMETRPIVPDRKLLARLVLIREEARNMMGGGILDERNDRGFKTLPESEVNFLTKLVALKPGKTVEEMIKSVMEGKDEGAEDSGSDMEDTTSRKGSSGIAGRESVTGRKALPVRPGMFLETVSKVLGGIYAGNVSGITAQHLEWVHQKTLEVLQEIAF